From a single Raphanus sativus cultivar WK10039 chromosome 3, ASM80110v3, whole genome shotgun sequence genomic region:
- the LOC108847620 gene encoding autophagy-related protein 8e — MNKGSSFKLDNDYEKRKAEADRIREKYPDRIPVIVEKAEKSDIPNIDKKKYLVPSDLTVGQFVYVIRKRIKLSAEKAIFIFVDNVLPPTGEIMSSVYEEKKDQDGFLYITYSGENTFGASSF, encoded by the exons ATGAACAAAGGCAGCAGCTTTAAGCTTGACAACGATTACG AAAAGAGGAAAGCTGAAGCTGATAGGATCAGGGAGAAGTACCCTGATAGAATCCCG GTGATTGTGGAAAAGGCAGAGAAAAGTGATATCCCAAACATTGACAAGAAAAA ATACCTGGTGCCATCAGACCTAACAGTAGGGCAATTCGTGTATGTGATTCGGAAGAGGATCAAACTGAGTGCCGAGAAAGCTATCTTCATATTCGTAGACAATGTTCTTCCTCCTACTGGAGAGATCATGTCAAGCGTCTACGAGGAGAAGAAAGACCAAGATGGCTTCCTTTACATTACTTACAGTGGCGAGAACACGTTTGGTGCTTCTTCATTCTGA